The Caulobacter sp. FWC26 genome contains a region encoding:
- a CDS encoding Rrf2 family transcriptional regulator → MLSQKARYALRAMIELARADTQMTAGELAERADAPRKFLEAILLSLSREGLVISRRGKFGGYVLARAADGISFAEIIRLVDGPLALTPCVSRTAFRRCEDCRDLASCALREALLRARDATASVLEGYSLADAVAGAGAELIET, encoded by the coding sequence ATGTTGTCTCAAAAGGCCCGCTACGCCCTTCGCGCCATGATCGAGCTGGCGCGCGCGGATACCCAGATGACCGCCGGCGAGCTGGCCGAGCGCGCCGATGCCCCGCGCAAGTTCCTGGAGGCGATCCTCCTGTCGCTTTCACGAGAAGGGTTGGTGATCAGTCGACGCGGCAAGTTCGGCGGCTATGTCCTGGCGCGCGCCGCCGACGGCATCAGCTTTGCGGAAATCATCCGCCTGGTCGACGGTCCGCTTGCCCTGACTCCCTGCGTCAGCCGCACCGCCTTTCGACGCTGCGAGGATTGCCGCGACCTGGCGAGTTGCGCCTTGCGCGAGGCCTTGCTGCGCGCACGCGATGCGACGGCGTCGGTCTTGGAAGGCTACAGCCTGGCCGACGCGGTCGCCGGGGCCGGCGCCGAGCTCATCGAAACCTAG
- the hfaD gene encoding holdfast anchor protein HfaD produces the protein MRRPAMTRLAGTLAAIPISVMLSGVATSQTTSGSTGPSPVLNSQINLGEIFSEQTLNVQTVSDGVTASTTAQANGVSVGVTNADASVTSNQDNKGVVYGHGVVDVGADAGTASAVRTTAVGNAASLAASNGTISAFAVQTNSATVTARGQVEAANAQAADLTVSTLAMGNSAGVNLDNGSAGARISQSTTANVLADGGAIVGYVSGTSAVTSTTAGNNINIGGANQSAVRAITDQANTAEVTQASKFTAYGNSNLTATAATATANNLALTNEGPLADVTSNQWNTSYVRGQAEGSSYLFGAAQTTAYAAGNSSQVNNIGAELVLDNLQTNTGGGVEATASFVGQDGYDAVTTATAMGNAVTGYACSRCNGRMSVTNNQTNGADVGASSSSAVASSGRQVTGVSTAIGNNASFNVNSPGN, from the coding sequence ATGCGCAGACCCGCGATGACCCGTCTCGCTGGAACGCTCGCCGCGATCCCGATATCCGTGATGCTAAGCGGGGTCGCTACTAGCCAGACGACCTCCGGGTCGACAGGGCCAAGTCCGGTTCTCAACAGCCAGATCAATCTCGGCGAGATCTTCTCCGAGCAGACCCTAAACGTCCAGACGGTCAGCGACGGCGTTACGGCCAGCACCACCGCCCAGGCCAATGGCGTCTCGGTGGGCGTGACCAACGCCGACGCCTCGGTCACCTCGAACCAGGACAACAAGGGCGTGGTCTACGGCCATGGCGTGGTCGATGTCGGCGCTGACGCCGGAACGGCCAGCGCCGTTCGGACCACGGCCGTCGGTAACGCCGCATCGCTCGCGGCGTCGAACGGGACGATCTCGGCCTTCGCGGTTCAGACAAACTCGGCCACCGTGACCGCGCGCGGCCAGGTGGAGGCAGCAAACGCCCAGGCCGCCGATCTGACGGTGTCGACCCTGGCGATGGGCAACAGCGCCGGCGTCAATCTGGATAACGGCTCGGCCGGAGCCCGGATCAGCCAGTCCACCACCGCCAACGTCCTCGCCGATGGTGGGGCGATCGTCGGCTATGTCTCTGGAACCAGCGCCGTCACTTCGACCACGGCCGGCAACAACATCAATATCGGCGGGGCCAATCAGTCGGCTGTCCGAGCCATCACCGATCAGGCCAACACCGCCGAGGTCACCCAGGCCAGCAAGTTCACCGCCTACGGCAACAGCAACCTCACCGCGACGGCGGCCACGGCGACCGCCAACAACCTGGCGCTGACCAACGAAGGGCCGTTGGCGGACGTGACCTCCAACCAGTGGAACACGTCCTACGTGCGCGGCCAGGCCGAGGGCTCCTCCTACCTGTTCGGTGCGGCCCAGACCACCGCCTACGCGGCCGGCAACTCCTCGCAGGTCAACAACATCGGGGCCGAGCTGGTGCTCGACAACCTGCAGACGAACACTGGCGGCGGCGTCGAGGCGACCGCCAGTTTCGTCGGCCAGGACGGCTATGACGCCGTGACGACGGCGACCGCCATGGGCAATGCCGTGACCGGCTACGCCTGCTCCCGCTGCAATGGCCGGATGAGCGTGACCAACAATCAGACCAACGGCGCCGATGTCGGCGCGTCGTCGTCCTCGGCCGTAGCCTCAAGCGGCCGGCAGGTGACTGGCGTCTCGACCGCGATCGGCAACAACGCCAGCTTCAACGTCAACAGTCCCGGGAACTAG
- a CDS encoding rhomboid family intramembrane serine protease produces the protein MDQPQRPEPLFNAPWPALLVAAAVIVPHLLLLNASKDLIYSLALVPREFWEGRWTGVITMLFVHGGWVHALTNAAFGLAFGAPVARLLGLNGRGGGIFCLFYLSCGIVAGVGYAAIHPQGLAPVVGASGAISGLMGAAGRTMDSAPGRLGPVFGPRVISLGLGWLVVNLVMAVAGGLLTMGAGAVAWEAHLIGFAAGVLLIGPFARWAGAPARLAEPD, from the coding sequence ATGGACCAGCCCCAGCGCCCCGAGCCTCTCTTCAACGCGCCCTGGCCGGCGCTGCTGGTCGCGGCCGCCGTGATCGTCCCGCACCTGTTGTTGCTGAACGCCAGCAAGGACCTGATCTACTCGTTGGCCTTGGTGCCTCGGGAGTTCTGGGAGGGGCGCTGGACGGGCGTGATCACCATGCTGTTCGTCCATGGCGGCTGGGTTCACGCGCTCACCAACGCCGCGTTTGGCCTGGCTTTCGGTGCGCCCGTCGCGCGGCTGCTAGGACTTAACGGCCGGGGAGGGGGAATCTTCTGCCTGTTCTATCTGTCCTGTGGGATCGTCGCGGGCGTGGGCTATGCAGCGATCCACCCGCAGGGCCTGGCTCCGGTGGTGGGGGCCTCCGGCGCCATTTCCGGACTGATGGGCGCGGCCGGCCGGACGATGGACAGCGCGCCCGGCCGTTTGGGGCCTGTCTTTGGTCCGCGTGTCATCTCACTCGGCCTGGGCTGGCTGGTCGTTAATCTCGTCATGGCCGTCGCGGGCGGGCTTCTGACCATGGGCGCGGGGGCCGTGGCCTGGGAGGCTCACCTGATCGGCTTCGCCGCCGGGGTGCTGTTGATCGGCCCCTTCGCGCGCTGGGCCGGTGCGCCGGCTCGACTCGCCGAACCCGATTGA
- a CDS encoding CBS domain-containing protein, whose translation MLVSQILKDKGDLVFTASPQETVGAAAALLHTRRVGAMVVVDDKEAVVGIVSERDIVRMVAKEGAAALSKPISGCMSANVVFAQPDETIDALLERMTDRRIRHLPVVKGERLAGIISIGDLVKYKIQATQAEAEGLKAYIAAG comes from the coding sequence GTGCTGGTTTCTCAAATCCTCAAGGACAAGGGTGATCTCGTGTTCACGGCCTCTCCGCAGGAGACGGTCGGCGCGGCGGCGGCGTTGCTGCATACACGACGGGTCGGGGCCATGGTGGTGGTCGACGACAAGGAGGCCGTCGTCGGTATCGTTTCCGAACGCGACATCGTCCGAATGGTGGCCAAGGAAGGCGCCGCGGCGCTGTCCAAGCCGATCAGCGGCTGCATGAGCGCCAATGTCGTGTTCGCTCAGCCTGACGAGACGATCGACGCCCTGCTGGAAAGAATGACCGATCGCCGTATCCGCCACCTCCCGGTGGTGAAGGGCGAGCGTCTGGCGGGGATCATCTCGATCGGCGATCTCGTGAAGTACAAGATCCAGGCGACCCAGGCCGAGGCCGAGGGGCTGAAGGCTTATATCGCCGCGGGGTGA
- the hfaA gene encoding holdfast anchoring protein HfaA, translating into MAWHRKSKTRVAAVVAAVTLGAAGGVAAQSMSTNSASFNAGYGRSSGQESRMVEYSTRDANGNRVVVDGVMLTGSDQSVFSSSRSSGSLDAYSGVGAVGGYAGSTAIGNNLTVITQGNNNTVIVNSNQVNTGNVTAGSNVAKGGAPK; encoded by the coding sequence ATGGCCTGGCATCGGAAATCCAAGACGCGTGTGGCGGCGGTTGTCGCCGCCGTCACGCTCGGCGCGGCCGGAGGCGTCGCGGCGCAGTCGATGTCGACCAATTCGGCCTCGTTCAACGCCGGCTATGGCCGCAGTTCGGGCCAGGAAAGCCGGATGGTCGAGTACTCGACCCGTGATGCGAACGGTAATCGGGTGGTCGTGGACGGTGTGATGCTGACCGGTTCGGATCAGAGCGTCTTTTCCTCCAGCCGTAGCTCGGGCTCGCTGGACGCCTATTCGGGCGTCGGTGCGGTCGGTGGTTACGCAGGCTCAACGGCGATCGGCAACAATCTGACGGTCATCACCCAGGGCAACAACAACACCGTCATCGTCAATTCCAACCAGGTTAACACCGGCAACGTCACCGCCGGGTCGAACGTCGCGAAGGGCGGTGCTCCCAAATGA
- a CDS encoding ABC-F family ATP-binding cassette domain-containing protein: MASPARAPVLALKDVRLADGAKPLFDGVDLALEPRIRACLVGRNGAGKSTLLKILAGQGVEADSGERAVQPGAKVVYVSQEPEITGETLLDYATAGGAQDYEAQAALADFGLDPSKSAKGLSGGETRRAALARAFAEQPDVLLLDEPTNHLDIFAIQTLEDELAASKCAALIVSHDRAFLNRVTERCFWLEHRKIRRLDKSFSEFEAWADSIMAADAEEARRLDKVLERENAWLARGVQGRRARNEGRRRALLALRAEKKDRQSELRGTMTMAVESAGTSGKRVIEAKGVTKRFGDRTIVENFSTRILRGDRVALVGPNGAGKTTLVKLLLGELERDAGSVQLGTNLEVSYIDQARMALSDKITVWDFLTPGGGDSIIVRGHPKHVAGYAKEFLFTDAQLRQPVTSLSGGERNRLLLARALANPTNLMVLDEPTNDLDMDTLDLLEDLLADFDGTLILVSHDRDFIDRLASSTIALDGKGKVVETPGGWTDLMDQNPDFFKATKSGASFAPVSKAAAKPAPAAPAPPKKTVKLSYKDQRRLEECEALIAKSPAIIAKLEEALADPNLYTRDPATFDKTMKALDKARADLEQAEMEWLELEEKKESLTG; encoded by the coding sequence ATGGCCTCTCCCGCCCGCGCGCCCGTACTTGCTCTGAAGGACGTCCGTCTCGCCGACGGCGCCAAGCCCCTGTTCGACGGGGTCGACCTGGCGCTGGAGCCGCGCATCCGCGCGTGCTTGGTTGGCCGTAACGGCGCGGGCAAGTCCACCCTTCTGAAGATCCTGGCCGGCCAGGGCGTCGAGGCCGACAGCGGCGAACGCGCCGTCCAGCCCGGCGCCAAGGTCGTCTATGTCAGCCAGGAACCGGAGATCACCGGTGAGACCCTGCTGGACTACGCGACGGCCGGCGGCGCGCAGGACTATGAGGCCCAGGCCGCGCTCGCCGATTTCGGACTGGATCCCAGCAAGAGCGCCAAGGGCCTGTCGGGCGGCGAGACCCGTCGCGCGGCGCTGGCCCGCGCCTTCGCCGAGCAGCCCGACGTGCTGCTGCTGGATGAACCGACCAACCACCTCGACATCTTCGCCATCCAGACGCTGGAAGACGAACTGGCCGCCTCAAAGTGCGCCGCCCTGATCGTCAGCCACGACCGCGCCTTCCTGAACCGCGTCACCGAGCGCTGCTTCTGGCTGGAGCACCGCAAGATCCGCCGCCTCGACAAGAGCTTCTCCGAGTTCGAGGCCTGGGCGGACTCGATCATGGCCGCAGACGCCGAAGAGGCCCGCCGCCTCGACAAGGTGCTGGAGCGCGAGAACGCCTGGCTGGCGCGGGGCGTCCAGGGCCGCCGCGCGCGCAACGAGGGTCGCCGCCGCGCGCTTCTGGCCCTGCGCGCCGAGAAGAAGGACCGCCAAAGCGAACTGCGCGGGACCATGACCATGGCCGTGGAGTCCGCTGGAACCTCGGGCAAGCGCGTCATCGAGGCCAAGGGCGTCACCAAGCGTTTTGGCGACAGGACGATCGTCGAGAACTTCTCCACCCGCATCCTGCGCGGCGACCGCGTGGCTCTGGTCGGCCCCAACGGCGCGGGCAAGACCACCCTGGTCAAGCTGCTGCTGGGCGAGCTGGAGCGCGACGCCGGCTCGGTGCAGCTCGGCACTAATCTTGAAGTCTCCTATATCGATCAGGCCCGCATGGCGCTGTCCGACAAGATCACGGTCTGGGACTTCCTGACGCCGGGCGGCGGGGACTCGATCATCGTGCGCGGCCATCCCAAACACGTTGCCGGCTACGCCAAGGAGTTCCTGTTCACCGACGCCCAGCTACGTCAGCCGGTGACCAGCCTGTCGGGCGGCGAGCGAAATCGCCTGCTGCTGGCCAGAGCCTTGGCCAATCCGACCAACCTGATGGTGCTCGACGAGCCGACCAACGATCTAGACATGGACACGTTGGACCTGCTCGAGGATCTGCTGGCCGACTTTGACGGCACGCTGATCCTGGTCAGCCACGACCGCGACTTCATCGACCGGCTGGCCAGTTCGACCATCGCGCTGGACGGCAAGGGCAAGGTCGTCGAAACCCCCGGCGGCTGGACCGACCTGATGGACCAGAACCCGGACTTCTTCAAAGCAACCAAGAGCGGGGCCAGCTTCGCGCCGGTGTCCAAGGCCGCCGCCAAGCCCGCGCCCGCCGCGCCGGCCCCGCCGAAGAAGACCGTCAAGCTCTCCTACAAGGACCAGCGTCGCCTCGAAGAGTGCGAGGCCCTCATCGCCAAGAGTCCGGCCATCATCGCCAAGCTCGAGGAAGCCCTTGCTGATCCAAACCTCTACACGCGCGATCCGGCCACCTTCGACAAGACCATGAAGGCGCTCGACAAGGCCCGCGCCGACCTGGAGCAGGCCGAGATGGAATGGCTGGAGCTGGAAGAGAAAAAGGAAAGCTTGACGGGCTGA
- the hfaB gene encoding holdfast anchoring protein HfaB: MMVKRTGLVLALLATAALSACGSTPVASTAGNYAQPIGGAPVTANPTDYSSALVCLNQYARSNRIVAPRIAIGRIADYTGKEESDGSGRKVTQGASLMAVSAFAKAGMPLVERFDTSVSEFELKYANNKLISDRPNPAPEVPADYRKILAGQVPGSDFYVIGGITELNYNIRSAGVDAYAGDKDTDGLKGNFRRRVFIMNIALDLRLVNTRTLEVVDVISYQKQVVGREVSLGVFDFLNGNLFDISAGRGALEPMQLAVRALIERATVEMAANLYGMPGPQSCLRYDPFGDATVGQTGAFTPAYNNLGTNNAQTRDDPSRWNARRDPDIRDAKRGRY, encoded by the coding sequence ATGATGGTCAAGCGCACAGGCTTGGTCTTGGCCCTGCTAGCCACCGCGGCGCTCAGCGCCTGCGGCAGCACGCCGGTGGCCTCGACGGCCGGCAACTACGCCCAGCCCATCGGCGGCGCGCCGGTGACGGCCAACCCCACCGACTATTCTTCCGCCCTGGTCTGCCTGAACCAGTATGCGCGCTCGAACCGCATCGTCGCCCCGCGCATCGCGATCGGGCGCATCGCCGACTATACCGGCAAGGAAGAGTCCGACGGCTCGGGTCGTAAGGTCACCCAGGGCGCTTCGCTGATGGCCGTCTCGGCCTTCGCCAAGGCCGGCATGCCTCTGGTCGAACGCTTTGACACCTCGGTGTCGGAGTTCGAGCTGAAATACGCCAACAACAAGCTGATTTCCGACCGCCCCAACCCCGCGCCCGAGGTCCCGGCGGACTATCGCAAGATCCTGGCGGGTCAGGTGCCGGGCTCGGACTTCTATGTGATCGGCGGCATCACCGAGCTGAATTACAACATCCGCTCGGCGGGCGTGGACGCCTATGCCGGCGACAAGGACACCGACGGGCTGAAGGGCAACTTCCGCCGCCGCGTCTTCATCATGAACATCGCGCTGGATCTGCGCCTGGTGAACACGCGCACGCTCGAGGTGGTGGATGTGATCTCCTACCAAAAGCAGGTCGTCGGCCGCGAAGTCAGCCTGGGTGTGTTCGACTTCCTGAACGGCAACCTCTTCGACATCTCCGCCGGTCGCGGGGCCCTGGAGCCCATGCAGCTGGCGGTCCGCGCCCTGATCGAACGCGCCACCGTCGAGATGGCCGCCAACCTCTATGGCATGCCCGGTCCACAAAGCTGCCTGCGCTACGATCCGTTCGGTGACGCCACCGTCGGCCAGACGGGCGCCTTCACGCCGGCCTACAACAATCTGGGAACGAACAATGCGCAGACCCGCGATGACCCGTCTCGCTGGAACGCTCGCCGCGATCCCGATATCCGTGATGCTAAGCGGGGTCGCTACTAG